Proteins encoded in a region of the Cheilinus undulatus linkage group 8, ASM1832078v1, whole genome shotgun sequence genome:
- the grinab gene encoding glutamate receptor, ionotropic, N-methyl D-aspartate-associated protein 1b (glutamate binding) — protein sequence MVTDKNEYTPVQGTPSAPSLPGQPAFPIGFDNMNMPGSNMYGGPAVPGGLPGPGGLPYPPPTAFGHIPPGAFGMNPQSDPGYGPKPSSPYSPPGQGGVGNFSDDIYHHEEEPPPFHENQDFDFGLDNKSIRRAFIRKVFLVLTAQLLVTFAFVAVFTFVEEVKVFVRVNTWTYLLSYGIFFVSVCVISCCGSVRRRHPWNLIALSVLTLSMSYMVGMIASFHQTDSVIMAVGITAIVCFTVVIFSLQTKYDFTSCHGVLFVCLIVLLLFGILCIFIRNRILDIVYGGLGALLFTCFLAVDTQLLLGNKELALSPEEYVFAALNLYTDIINIFLYILAIIGRARGS from the exons ATGGTAACCGACAAGAATGAGTACACTCCCGTTCAGGGGACACCCTCTGCACCATCGCTCCCCGGACAGCCTGCCTTTCCCATCGGCTTTGACAACATGAACATGCCAGGCTCAAACATGTACGGAGGCCCTGCTGTCCCTGGTGGTCTCCCTGGTCCCGGTGGCCTGCCTTATCCTCCACCTACTGCCTTTGGACACATTCCTCCTGGAGCTTTCGGGATGAACCCCCAAAGCGACCCAGGGTATGGACCAAAACCCTCTTCACCTTATTCTCCACCAGGCCAGGGTGGGGTTGGAAACTTCAGTG ATGACATTTACCATCACGAGGAGGAACCACCACCGTTTCATGAGAACCAAGACTTTGATTTTGGACTAGATAACAAGAGCATTAGAAGAGCCTTTATTCGAAAA gTGTTCTTAGTGTTGACCGCTCAGCTCTTGGTGACATTTGCCTTTGTGGCCGTCTTCACCTTTGTGGAAGAAGTCAAGGTCTTTGTTCGGGTGAACACCTGGACTTATCTGCTGTCCTACGGGATATTCTTTGTTTCAGTTTGCGTTATCAGCTGCTGTGGAAGTGTTCGCCGAAGACATCCTTGGAACCTGATCGCACTC TCTGTCCTGACTCTGAGCATGTCCTACATGGTGGGAATGATCGCCAGCTTCCATCAGACAGACAGTGTTATCATGGCCGTGGGCATCACAGCAATtgtgtgcttcacagtggtgatCTTCTCTCTGCAG ACAAAGTACGACTTCACTTCCTGTCATGGCGTGCTTTTCGTCTGTTTAATCGTCCTGCTCCTCTTCGGCATCCTCTGCATCTTCATCCGCAACAGAATCTTGGACATTGTGTATGGTGGGCTGGGAGCTTTACTCTTCACCTGC TTCTTGGCAGTGGACACCCAGCTGCTGCTTGGCAACAAGGAACTGGCTCTGAGTCCAGAGGAATACGTCTTTGCTGCTCTTAACCTGTACACAGACATCATCAACATCTTCCTCTACATTCTCGCCATCATTGGAAGAGCTAGGGGAAGTTAA